TTGCTGCAGGTAAAATAATTGATCCAACTGTTGCCCACAGCGTGGCCACGTGTTGACTGCCTTGTGCGTAAAGCATGCGTAAATGTTGGATAACTGATCCACCTAACATCAAATTGTACAAATGGATATGTTTTTAATAGAAGCAAAGTGTACTCGTGGGTGAATTGGGTTAATTTGATCCGGTGCCTAATGTCAAGTGGCACGTGGGAGCTCTTGCGTCAATGTGGAGATGGTTTTACGCACCGGACTTTGCAACGTTGCTGCTCTGACGGGGATGGTGACAAGTCTTTGATATGTGATTCCATAAAATCAAGACATCAATAATTTATGATGCTATCTGTTTATAAAGTTAATTTTTGCCCCACTTTCACAGACGACCGCAGTAATATTCAGAGAAATTGAATTGCTAAATTTAACTTGGAGTAAGTAATCCAATACAGAGCAGAATCTCAAGTGACAGGTGAAGAGCCTGGAGGCCGCTGCCACCACTACAGCACATGATGCCTGGATACAGAATAAGAAACAGATACTTATATTACGTTAAAATAATAAGTTATCaacagtgaaataaaacatatgagCATTTACTAtatcgttattattattaaataaggCGTGACAAAGTTCATTTGCACAACATTTAACCATATCATATTAACTCCCTGTGGTATTCACCTATTCTTTTCTTGTCTCTGCTTGCAGGTCCAGCATGCCAGCAGACAGATCACCAAGGAGATGCAGTACAAAGGCATCATGGACTGTGTGACCAGGATCCCAAAGGAGCAGGGCTTCATTTCCTTCTGGAGAGGCAACCTGGCCAACGTGATCCGGTACTTCCCCACCCAGGCCCTCAACTTCGCCTTCAAGGACAAGTACAAGAAGGTCTTCCTCGGTGGAGTGGATCAGAAAACACAGTTCTGGCGCTACTTCGCCGGTAACCTGGCATCCGGCGGCGCAGCTGGGGCCACTTCGCTCTGCTTCGTCTACCCTCTGGACTTCGCCAGAACAAGACTCGCCGCCGACATCGGAAAGGGCACAGCCGAGAGAGAGTTCTCCGGTCTCGGCAACTGCCTCACCAAAGTCTTCAAGAGCGATGGCATCAAGGGTCTCTACCTCGGCTTTAACGTGTCAGTTCAGGGCATCATCATCTACAGAGCGGCCTACTTCGGATGCTTCGACACAGCCAAAGGTGCCGCACATCTGTCCGACCTGACCTTTAACATGTTTTCAACATCTGGGTATGTGTGTTTTCCAGTAATAAGCGAGTGTCTTCACTCTTCCCTCGTGCAGGCATGCTGCCAGACCCGAAGAACACGCACATCTTCATCACCTGGATGATCGCCCAGACTGTCACGGCTGCGGCTGGTATCATCTCATACCCCTTCGACACCGTCAGGCGTCGCATGATGATGCAGTCTGGACGCAAAGGAGGTGAGTGTCACTCACGTCCTTTAACTGAGCAATTCTACCTGCTTGGTGCATTTTTACGCACGCATCCGTGGCATGTACGCATCACTAACTCGGTCTCAATTTCCACAGCCGACATCATGTACACGGGCACAATGGACTGCTGGAGGAAGATCATTAAGGACGAGGGATCAAAGGCCTTCTTCAAGGGGGCCTGGTCCAACGTGATCAGGGGCATGGGGGGTGCCTTCGTGCTGGTGCTGTACGACGAGATCAAGAAGTACACATAATAAACTCTCTCATCTCCGAGTGCCGATGGGAAACCTTCTCTCTGTTTGAGTCTTAAATCTTGGGATCGGGCGATAACAGCTTGTGGTGAATTACAATGTGGATATGtgctcctctgcagcagccCAGGGAGGAGAGGTGCATTTGACCTGGGTTTAACATGCCTCCCTCTGTATATATCCCATCTATCCTGTGCATCATCACATCTCCAATCAACCACCGGTCACTGCCCGCCATATGCTCCTCGTTGTGACCACTCTGACCCCTGTGTCCAACCTCATAcacaattttattaaaaataaaaatattattcaaTGGTCCAGTTTTTTTCCAACACATGTTCTATTGTCACGCCCAACACGTCATCTGCTGTTAAATGGACTTGTCACAGTAAAACACATTAATGATGGCTCTGTTCTATTCAAAAGTCACAGCAGCTCTTAGTGGCAGCACAAGGGGAAAATGTATCAAGACATACAAGTAACATTGAAAAATAATCTAGAATGAGTAAGATAAATATAGATATACCATATACAATATtaggctgttttttttaatgcaatttaAAAGGTACATTTATCAAAAATCCTTTGCAATATACAATATGTGTAGCCCTCTTTCTTAGATTTGGGATTCTAGTCATATACTGTGGGTCTAGATGGTGTTACTACAGTCAGTGTAAACCCAATAGTTAAAATATCTGTATCAAGATCATGAAACCCTCTTTAAACTGAAAGATGAAGCCTGCGCCTGGATTTTCACTTCTAACAATCTGTTCTAAACAAGAATTCATTAAAAATCCTCTTTCGTTTTATGGCAATTGGTCACGA
This is a stretch of genomic DNA from Pleuronectes platessa chromosome 3, fPlePla1.1, whole genome shotgun sequence. It encodes these proteins:
- the slc25a4 gene encoding ADP/ATP translocase 1, which codes for MSDAVISFMKDFLAGGVAAAISKTAVAPIERVKLLLQVQHASRQITKEMQYKGIMDCVTRIPKEQGFISFWRGNLANVIRYFPTQALNFAFKDKYKKVFLGGVDQKTQFWRYFAGNLASGGAAGATSLCFVYPLDFARTRLAADIGKGTAEREFSGLGNCLTKVFKSDGIKGLYLGFNVSVQGIIIYRAAYFGCFDTAKGMLPDPKNTHIFITWMIAQTVTAAAGIISYPFDTVRRRMMMQSGRKGADIMYTGTMDCWRKIIKDEGSKAFFKGAWSNVIRGMGGAFVLVLYDEIKKYT